One window of Candidatus Chlorobium masyuteum genomic DNA carries:
- the cbiR gene encoding cobamide remodeling phosphodiesterase CbiR, producing MSCKQRFPFRFGTSSYIIPADIIPNVEYLRERVDDIELVLFESDEFSNLPSPEDMQRLAELAGESALTYSVHLPLDSYLGSPDRAVRKQSVGKCLRIIELTRTLPKSAFVLHFESGPGEDINGFSASQKRDFTEGLRESLRMLLDGCGEPASTFCAENLNYPFELVWPVIEEFALSVTLDVGHLEFYGFPTGAYLERYLSRAKVLHMHGTLDGKDHNSLACMKPEALDLVMSHLYRYPDPGRVFTMEIFSESDFDSSCAVMERFLS from the coding sequence ATGAGTTGTAAACAGCGATTTCCCTTCCGTTTCGGAACAAGTTCCTATATCATCCCGGCTGATATCATTCCCAATGTTGAATACCTCAGGGAGAGGGTGGACGATATCGAACTGGTTCTCTTTGAATCCGATGAGTTCAGCAACCTTCCATCTCCTGAAGACATGCAGAGGCTTGCAGAGCTCGCCGGGGAGTCCGCGCTTACCTACTCGGTTCATCTTCCGCTCGACAGCTATCTCGGTAGTCCCGACAGAGCAGTACGAAAGCAATCGGTCGGCAAGTGCCTTCGTATTATCGAGCTGACCCGTACGCTGCCGAAATCGGCTTTTGTTCTGCACTTTGAATCCGGGCCTGGTGAGGATATCAACGGTTTTTCAGCGAGTCAAAAGAGGGATTTTACCGAAGGCCTTCGCGAATCGCTCCGGATGCTTCTTGACGGGTGCGGGGAACCGGCGTCGACATTCTGTGCAGAAAACCTCAACTACCCCTTTGAGCTGGTCTGGCCGGTGATCGAAGAGTTCGCGCTCTCTGTTACGCTGGATGTCGGCCATCTTGAGTTTTACGGCTTTCCGACCGGTGCGTACCTCGAACGCTATCTCTCCAGAGCAAAAGTGCTGCACATGCACGGCACTCTTGACGGGAAGGATCACAACTCGCTTGCATGCATGAAACCGGAAGCTCTTGATCTGGTGATGTCGCACCTTTACCGATATCCTGATCCCGGACGGGTCTTCACCATGGAGATCTTTTCAGAGAGTGATTTTGACTCATCCTGTGCGGTCATGGAGCGCTTTCTCTCCTGA
- a CDS encoding ABC transporter ATP-binding protein codes for MSENALTFDNVSAGYKERVVLDGVSFAIAEGEFVSLIGPNGCGKSTLLKTAAALLKPLSGSVTLFGQDVRHLKPAVRASLLGVVPQKIDSPMAFTVSQIVMNGRISSIGPWGSPSPLDHDIVERSMIYTDVSELRDRFFTELSGGEQQRVALAMVLAQEPKIIMLDESIAHLDINHRQEVLQILMNLNRQKRMTILLVSHDLTLSAGISDRFLLMDKGALVKAGTPAEVLQAELLSRVYNCELRVLQDPYTGYLQVSGAQDTLRRRRKLGKTVHVIAGGGSGLELYRRLLIEGYEVTTGVLNRLDSDAEAARALNIRAVLEQPFSPVGSDAINEASTMIDAADYVILSSVPFGSGNLVNLRLAEGALKSGKTVLLAADIAGRDYTEGKAALALSKSMLSAGAVNWQTIPELMSMLQQHHTFNP; via the coding sequence ATGAGTGAAAACGCACTGACATTTGATAATGTATCGGCCGGATACAAGGAGAGAGTGGTACTCGACGGGGTCTCATTTGCCATCGCGGAGGGGGAGTTTGTCTCCCTTATCGGCCCGAACGGTTGCGGCAAGAGTACACTCCTGAAAACTGCTGCCGCGCTGCTCAAACCGTTGTCGGGCAGTGTGACGCTCTTCGGTCAGGATGTCCGGCACCTCAAGCCTGCCGTGCGGGCTTCGCTTCTTGGCGTTGTGCCCCAGAAAATCGACTCACCCATGGCGTTTACGGTGAGCCAGATTGTCATGAACGGAAGAATCAGTTCCATCGGGCCATGGGGCTCACCCTCTCCGCTCGACCACGACATCGTTGAGCGATCCATGATCTATACCGATGTTTCGGAACTTCGTGACCGGTTTTTTACCGAGCTGAGCGGAGGGGAACAGCAGCGCGTTGCCCTTGCCATGGTGCTTGCCCAGGAGCCCAAAATCATCATGCTTGACGAATCCATCGCCCATCTTGATATCAACCACCGTCAGGAGGTGCTCCAGATTCTCATGAACCTCAACCGTCAAAAACGGATGACCATCCTGCTCGTCAGCCATGATCTGACGCTCTCGGCCGGAATTTCGGACCGTTTTCTGCTTATGGACAAGGGTGCTCTGGTAAAAGCAGGGACACCGGCGGAGGTGCTCCAGGCGGAACTGCTCAGCCGGGTCTATAACTGCGAATTGCGTGTACTGCAGGATCCCTATACCGGATATCTCCAGGTATCGGGTGCGCAGGATACGCTGCGACGACGTCGAAAACTTGGCAAAACGGTTCATGTCATTGCCGGAGGAGGGAGCGGACTTGAACTCTACCGCAGGCTTCTTATTGAAGGGTACGAGGTGACTACCGGCGTACTCAACCGCCTCGACTCCGATGCTGAAGCGGCAAGGGCGCTCAACATAAGGGCGGTGCTTGAACAGCCCTTCTCTCCTGTTGGCAGCGATGCTATCAATGAGGCATCAACAATGATTGATGCGGCCGATTATGTAATTCTGAGCAGTGTTCCCTTCGGTTCAGGTAATCTTGTCAACCTCCGGCTTGCCGAAGGTGCGCTCAAAAGCGGCAAAACTGTTCTTCTTGCTGCGGACATTGCCGGGCGTGACTATACCGAAGGTAAAGCGGCACTTGCTCTATCGAAAAGTATGTTGAGCGCAGGTGCTGTCAACTGGCAAACTATTCCGGAGCTGATGAGCATGCTCCAGCAACACCACACCTTCAACCCATGA
- a CDS encoding FecCD family ABC transporter permease yields MKQSSTPRVCRDNSFTSNQPQKARLRIVLFLLAIPLLLALSLLFGPSGIGLPDMNSPAGGAILSLRYSRLLMGMMTGAALSASGVVFQALLRNPLAEPYVLGVSGGAGLGATISILAGSSVILSLSLPVVAFVSAVLTLMVVYGIARQGSSGQPSVYSLILSGVIVSSICSSIIMFMVSTASVEGLHNVIWWMLGSLQPVSTGQQLLSLGLIVSALFGIWLLSPRLNALALGREMAHYQGVHADLIIVSGLLCATLLAATAVSLSGMIGFVGLIVPHVMRALFGPDNRRLVPLSALGGGTFLVLCDAVARTLMAPVEIPVGVVTALAGGPFFLIILQRRMKQAWIA; encoded by the coding sequence ATGAAGCAGAGCAGCACTCCCAGGGTCTGTCGGGACAACAGCTTTACCAGCAATCAGCCTCAAAAAGCGCGGCTCCGCATTGTGCTGTTTCTTCTGGCAATTCCACTGCTTCTCGCGCTGTCACTGCTCTTCGGGCCATCCGGTATAGGGCTGCCCGATATGAACTCTCCGGCAGGAGGCGCAATTCTCTCACTGCGGTACAGTCGACTGTTGATGGGGATGATGACGGGAGCCGCGCTCTCGGCTTCCGGCGTGGTTTTTCAGGCTCTCTTGCGCAACCCTCTTGCCGAACCTTATGTTCTCGGGGTCAGCGGCGGCGCAGGGCTCGGCGCAACCATAAGCATCCTTGCGGGTTCGAGTGTTATTCTCTCATTAAGCCTTCCGGTTGTCGCCTTTGTTTCAGCAGTTCTGACCTTGATGGTTGTCTACGGCATTGCCCGGCAGGGGTCAAGCGGTCAACCCTCGGTTTACTCTCTTATTCTCAGCGGTGTTATTGTCAGTTCGATCTGCTCAAGCATTATCATGTTCATGGTCTCTACGGCAAGCGTAGAGGGGTTGCATAACGTCATCTGGTGGATGCTCGGCAGCCTGCAGCCCGTCTCCACCGGCCAGCAGCTCCTCTCTCTCGGTCTTATCGTTTCGGCCCTTTTCGGAATATGGCTCCTCTCCCCCCGGCTCAACGCCCTTGCACTCGGGAGGGAGATGGCCCACTATCAGGGAGTACATGCAGATCTTATCATTGTTTCGGGTCTCCTTTGTGCGACACTGCTTGCCGCCACAGCGGTCTCGCTCTCCGGCATGATCGGCTTCGTAGGTCTTATTGTACCCCATGTCATGCGTGCGCTTTTCGGGCCGGACAACCGCCGGCTCGTGCCCCTTTCCGCTCTCGGAGGGGGAACCTTTCTGGTGCTCTGCGATGCGGTCGCCAGAACCCTTATGGCTCCGGTAGAGATTCCTGTGGGGGTCGTGACCGCTCTTGCGGGGGGGCCTTTCTTTCTGATTATTCTGCAACGGAGGATGAAGCAGGCATGGATAGCTTAA